One part of the Lapillicoccus jejuensis genome encodes these proteins:
- a CDS encoding PQQ-binding-like beta-propeller repeat protein: MSRRPSLVLLLVAALALVTTTAAAAPTAPTPGASDWPMFHRDVSHSGTSPETGVTAQDAATLGIAWQQNTGAGTNTSPAVAWSAVLDRTLVYTASKNHVVSAYDALTGERVWYFQTMGELSSSPAVVDGVVYIGSDDHRLYALDAATGAKRCSFDTGGVINASPLVVDPGDGLVVYVGDNGHTGASDGGHIWAINAVDPNPAVDCSLKWQFDQFGEPAGSQPLAGSWSPPSWVTTADGRHLVVAGSSSPDCAVYALDPQTGARVWRFETVHTSFDSDVGAGTTVSAPGVNGFADGVVYAIGKNHVLSALDPGTGTQLWEYDVDLDSPGFVGSTRSTPALAGNRVFFGYGEGLYAVDATTGQKLWRLQTPARLEVISSPAVVGPDGAQVVLFTDLSGRVFAADAATGQLLWSYQTGGYTYSSPAVSNGTVYVGSSDGFLYAFALGGGTSGKPTATVTAPTDGATLANPVGGLLTITGTAEDDRGVQEVRVAVKKHLGGTWWNASTSSWARVFGTSRATLASPGARSTTWTIQVPVAPTGGGYTVQAEAVDADGQHTAPVAQSRVAILSTSTPPDTTITSPTRKTVFSLPTPLAPTTVTLRGTATDTAGAHPGVDKVYLVIKNKEHNEYYCGSLGCGGAPDDAFGPQRAVIAVTPDRPGATSTTWSYTFTTMDHPHNYGVQAYARDLDGESDPSKASVSPICVRLPGQTCAGALG, encoded by the coding sequence ATGTCACGACGCCCCTCGCTGGTGCTGCTGCTCGTCGCCGCCCTCGCCCTGGTCACGACGACCGCGGCAGCGGCGCCCACCGCCCCGACCCCGGGGGCCTCGGACTGGCCGATGTTCCACCGCGACGTCAGCCACAGCGGCACCTCGCCCGAGACCGGCGTCACCGCGCAGGACGCCGCCACCCTCGGCATCGCCTGGCAGCAGAACACCGGCGCGGGCACCAACACCTCGCCCGCGGTGGCCTGGTCCGCGGTCCTCGACCGCACCCTCGTCTACACCGCGAGCAAGAACCACGTCGTGTCGGCGTACGACGCCCTCACGGGCGAGCGGGTCTGGTACTTCCAGACCATGGGTGAGCTGTCGAGCAGCCCGGCGGTCGTCGACGGCGTGGTCTACATCGGCAGCGACGACCATCGCCTCTACGCCCTCGACGCCGCGACCGGGGCCAAGCGCTGCTCCTTCGACACCGGGGGCGTCATCAACGCCTCGCCCCTGGTCGTCGACCCCGGTGACGGCCTGGTCGTCTACGTCGGCGACAACGGGCACACCGGCGCCAGCGACGGCGGCCACATCTGGGCGATCAACGCCGTCGACCCCAACCCGGCGGTCGACTGCTCCCTCAAGTGGCAGTTCGACCAGTTCGGCGAGCCCGCGGGCAGCCAGCCGCTGGCCGGCTCCTGGTCGCCCCCGAGCTGGGTGACCACCGCCGACGGCCGCCACCTCGTCGTCGCCGGCTCGTCGAGCCCGGACTGCGCCGTCTACGCGCTCGACCCGCAGACCGGGGCGCGGGTGTGGCGCTTCGAGACCGTCCACACCTCCTTCGACTCCGACGTGGGCGCCGGCACGACCGTCTCCGCGCCGGGGGTGAACGGGTTCGCCGACGGCGTGGTCTACGCGATCGGCAAGAACCACGTCCTGTCCGCGCTCGACCCCGGGACCGGGACGCAGCTGTGGGAGTACGACGTCGACCTGGACTCCCCGGGCTTCGTCGGGTCGACCCGCTCGACGCCGGCCCTCGCCGGCAACCGGGTCTTCTTCGGCTACGGCGAGGGTCTCTACGCCGTCGACGCCACGACCGGACAGAAGCTGTGGCGCCTGCAGACCCCCGCCCGGCTCGAGGTCATCTCCTCGCCGGCGGTCGTCGGCCCGGACGGTGCCCAGGTCGTCCTCTTCACCGACCTCAGCGGCCGCGTCTTCGCGGCCGACGCGGCGACCGGGCAGCTCCTGTGGTCGTACCAGACCGGCGGCTACACCTACTCCTCCCCGGCGGTCTCGAACGGCACGGTCTACGTCGGCAGCTCGGACGGCTTCCTCTACGCCTTCGCCCTCGGCGGCGGCACCAGCGGCAAGCCGACCGCCACCGTCACCGCCCCGACGGACGGCGCCACCCTGGCCAACCCGGTCGGCGGCCTGCTGACCATCACCGGGACGGCCGAGGACGACCGCGGTGTGCAGGAGGTGCGGGTCGCGGTGAAGAAGCACCTCGGCGGGACGTGGTGGAACGCCTCGACGTCCTCCTGGGCGCGGGTCTTCGGCACCTCCCGCGCCACCCTGGCGTCGCCCGGTGCCCGCTCGACGACCTGGACGATCCAGGTGCCGGTCGCCCCGACCGGCGGCGGCTACACCGTGCAGGCCGAGGCGGTCGACGCCGACGGGCAGCACACCGCACCGGTCGCCCAGTCCCGGGTCGCGATCCTCTCGACGAGCACGCCACCGGACACGACGATCACCTCCCCGACCCGCAAGACCGTCTTCTCGCTGCCCACGCCGCTCGCGCCGACGACGGTCACCCTGCGCGGCACCGCCACGGACACCGCGGGCGCGCACCCCGGCGTCGACAAGGTCTACCTCGTCATCAAGAACAAGGAGCACAACGAGTACTACTGCGGGTCCCTCGGGTGCGGGGGCGCGCCCGACGACGCGTTCGGGCCCCAGCGCGCGGTCATCGCGGTCACCCCGGACCGCCCGGGGGCGACGTCGACGACGTGGAGCTACACCTTCACGACGATGGACCACCCGCACAACTACGGTGTGCAGGCCTACGCCCGCGACCTCGACGGGGAGAGCGACCCGTCCAAGGCGAGCGTCAGCCCGATCTGCGTCCGGCTGCCCGGGCAGACCTGCGCGGGTGCGCTGGGCTGA
- a CDS encoding aminoglycoside phosphotransferase family protein — translation MSAAPFPPREVTVVLTDRGGRLLGALGPLHVERPWWSEVEDVLGGLGATYGVRARVLRLLTSEEPYAGGPVTYLAEPVGPVPDRLDPVPPAAERAAAADPTRRQWWARPGALEDLAGWAGAALARHGRGTLGDLRQRRTWNLSLVATLEAEGGRVWLKAVPAFLADEAAVLDVVHDVAPGLGPVVLGRDPARRMALLDDVPGEDRYDETDPDLLAAMARRWVGVQAAAVDRVDDLLRAGAVDTRPAALVDDVAALLARPDVAAPLEPATLGRLHDLLDGLPARLDAVDACGLPDTLVHGDLHTGNWRVTGARADGGPDGGGLRLLDWGDVRIGHPALDLLRLAPAADPGLAAHVTQVWSAAWRAIVPGAAPDRAADLLRPVEPLVAATTYQRFLDGVEETERVFHHLDVPAALRAAAGPVSGG, via the coding sequence GTGAGCGCCGCGCCGTTCCCGCCCCGCGAGGTGACCGTCGTCCTCACCGACCGCGGGGGCCGGCTGCTCGGGGCGCTCGGTCCGCTGCACGTCGAGCGCCCGTGGTGGTCGGAGGTGGAGGACGTGCTCGGCGGGCTCGGGGCGACGTACGGCGTCCGCGCGCGGGTCCTGCGGCTGCTCACCAGCGAGGAGCCGTACGCCGGCGGCCCGGTCACCTACCTGGCCGAGCCGGTCGGCCCGGTGCCGGACCGGCTCGACCCGGTGCCGCCGGCCGCGGAGCGGGCCGCGGCCGCCGACCCGACCCGCCGGCAGTGGTGGGCCCGGCCCGGCGCGCTCGAGGACCTGGCCGGCTGGGCCGGCGCGGCGCTCGCGCGGCACGGCCGCGGCACCCTCGGTGACCTGCGCCAGCGGCGCACCTGGAACCTCTCCCTCGTCGCGACCCTCGAGGCCGAGGGCGGGCGGGTGTGGCTCAAGGCCGTGCCGGCGTTCCTCGCCGACGAGGCCGCCGTGCTCGACGTCGTCCACGACGTCGCGCCCGGCCTCGGGCCGGTCGTCCTCGGCCGCGACCCCGCCCGCCGGATGGCGCTGCTCGACGACGTGCCCGGCGAGGACCGGTACGACGAGACCGATCCCGACCTGCTCGCCGCGATGGCCCGTCGCTGGGTCGGGGTCCAGGCCGCTGCGGTCGACCGCGTCGACGACCTGCTGCGCGCCGGCGCCGTCGACACCCGGCCTGCGGCCCTCGTCGACGACGTCGCCGCCCTGCTCGCGCGGCCCGACGTCGCGGCGCCGCTCGAGCCGGCCACCCTCGGGCGGCTGCACGACCTGCTCGACGGGCTGCCCGCGCGGCTGGACGCCGTCGACGCCTGCGGCCTGCCGGACACCCTCGTGCACGGCGACCTGCACACCGGCAACTGGCGGGTCACGGGGGCGCGCGCCGACGGCGGGCCCGACGGCGGTGGGCTGCGGCTGCTCGACTGGGGCGACGTGCGGATCGGCCACCCGGCGCTCGACCTGTTGCGCCTGGCTCCGGCCGCGGACCCGGGCCTCGCCGCCCACGTCACCCAGGTGTGGTCGGCGGCGTGGCGGGCCATCGTGCCCGGTGCCGCGCCCGACCGCGCCGCCGACCTGCTGCGGCCGGTCGAGCCCCTCGTCGCGGCGACGACGTACCAGCGCTTCCTCGACGGGGTCGAGGAGACCGAACGGGTCTTCCACCACCTCGACGTGCCGGCCGCGCTGCGCGCCGCCGCCGGGCCGGTCTCAGGGGGCTGA
- a CDS encoding metallophosphoesterase: protein MPLFVVSDPHGHRDELAAALRDAGLLDAADRWVGADARLRVLGDFFDRGPDGVGAVELVMRLEREAVGAGGSTSAVLGNHEVLALGMWRYGVRAAPGADGGSFGESWVLNGGNPIDQGRLTAEHVTWLSALPPLALEDGWLLMHSDTDAYLELGHSVAAVNAAVAAALDGDFAEHWEVWRRLTDRYAFVTPGSGVTTARGILRTYGAARLVHGHSIIATIQPDAPSPAATAGPWAYADGLALAVDGGLYAGGPLLVVELEPAVEGSAP, encoded by the coding sequence ATGCCCCTCTTCGTCGTCAGCGACCCGCACGGCCACCGCGACGAGCTCGCCGCCGCCCTGCGCGACGCCGGGCTGCTCGACGCCGCCGACCGCTGGGTCGGTGCCGACGCGCGGCTGCGCGTGCTGGGCGACTTCTTCGACCGCGGCCCGGACGGCGTCGGCGCCGTCGAGCTCGTCATGCGCCTGGAGCGCGAGGCGGTGGGCGCGGGCGGCTCGACGTCGGCCGTCCTCGGCAACCACGAGGTCCTCGCGCTCGGCATGTGGCGGTACGGCGTGCGCGCCGCGCCGGGCGCCGACGGGGGCAGCTTCGGCGAGAGCTGGGTCCTCAACGGGGGCAACCCGATCGACCAGGGCCGGCTGACCGCCGAGCACGTGACCTGGCTGTCCGCGCTGCCGCCGCTGGCCCTCGAGGACGGCTGGCTGCTCATGCACTCCGACACCGACGCCTACCTCGAGCTGGGGCACAGCGTGGCCGCCGTCAACGCCGCCGTCGCGGCCGCGCTCGACGGCGACTTCGCGGAGCACTGGGAGGTGTGGCGGCGGCTCACCGACCGCTACGCGTTCGTCACTCCCGGCAGCGGGGTCACCACCGCGCGCGGGATCCTGCGGACGTACGGCGCCGCGCGGCTCGTCCACGGGCACAGCATCATCGCGACGATCCAGCCCGACGCCCCCTCGCCGGCCGCGACGGCCGGTCCGTGGGCGTACGCCGACGGTCTCGCCCTCGCCGTCGACGGCGGTCTCTACGCGGGCGGCCCGCTGCTCGTCGTCGAGCTCGAGCCGGCGGTGGAGGGCTCAGCCCCCTGA
- the fgd gene encoding glucose-6-phosphate dehydrogenase (coenzyme-F420) — MALKIGYKASAEQFAPRPLLDYAVLAEEVGLDSVWVSDHFQPWRHHGGHAPFSLSWLAAAGERTERVQLGTSVMTPTFRYNPAVVAQAFGTLGSLYPGRIALGVGSGEALNEVVVGSVDSEDGWPDFKERFARLRESVRLMKELWTQDRVTFEGDYYSTKDATVYDKPEQPIPVYVAAGGPLVARYAGRSGDGFICTSGKGEELYRDKLLPAVDEGLEKSGRTRADIDRMVEIKLSWDPDHDQAVSNCRFWAALSLTAEQKHGTSDPLEMERLGDELSDEQVAKRWIVSSDPEEIVAAVRPYVDWGLDHLVFHGPGHDQERFLRTFSEQVLPGLRELG; from the coding sequence ATGGCGCTGAAGATCGGTTACAAGGCCTCCGCGGAGCAGTTCGCCCCCCGCCCCCTGCTCGACTACGCGGTCCTCGCGGAGGAGGTCGGCCTGGACAGCGTGTGGGTCTCGGACCACTTCCAGCCGTGGCGGCACCACGGCGGCCACGCGCCGTTCTCGCTGTCCTGGCTGGCCGCCGCCGGCGAGCGCACCGAACGCGTGCAGCTCGGCACCTCGGTGATGACGCCGACCTTCCGCTACAACCCCGCCGTCGTCGCGCAGGCCTTCGGCACCCTCGGCTCGCTCTACCCCGGGCGCATCGCCCTCGGCGTGGGCAGCGGCGAGGCGCTCAACGAGGTCGTCGTCGGCTCGGTCGACAGCGAGGACGGCTGGCCCGACTTCAAGGAGCGCTTCGCGCGCCTGCGCGAGTCGGTGCGGCTGATGAAGGAGCTGTGGACGCAGGACCGCGTCACCTTCGAGGGCGACTACTACTCCACGAAGGACGCGACCGTCTACGACAAGCCCGAGCAGCCGATCCCGGTGTACGTCGCCGCGGGTGGCCCGCTCGTCGCCCGCTACGCCGGCCGCTCCGGCGACGGCTTCATCTGCACCTCCGGAAAGGGCGAGGAGCTCTACCGCGACAAGCTGCTGCCCGCCGTCGACGAGGGTCTGGAGAAGTCCGGGCGCACCCGCGCGGACATCGACCGGATGGTCGAGATCAAGCTGTCCTGGGACCCCGACCACGACCAGGCCGTCTCCAACTGCCGCTTCTGGGCGGCGCTGTCGCTGACGGCCGAGCAGAAGCACGGCACGAGCGACCCGCTCGAGATGGAGCGGCTCGGCGACGAGCTATCCGACGAGCAGGTCGCGAAGCGCTGGATCGTCTCCTCCGACCCGGAGGAGATCGTCGCCGCGGTGAGGCCGTACGTCGACTGGGGCCTGGACCACCTCGTCTTCCACGGCCCCGGCCACGACCAGGAACGCTTCCTGCGCACCTTCTCCGAGCAGGTCCTGCCCGGCCTGCGCGAGCTCGGCTGA
- a CDS encoding aspartate aminotransferase family protein: MGALWHPFSDMGAVERGGELVITRGEGVRVWDADGREYLDATAGLWFANVGHGRGELADAAAAQMRELAAYHCFGDYATPSTLELAERLAGIAPVPGSKVFLTSGGSDSVDTAAKLARRYWVEAGRPQKTHVIGRRQAYHGMHYAGTALSGIGPNREGYGVLVPDTATVEWDDPEDLRATIERIGPEHVAAFFCEPVMGAGGVYPPPEDYLLSVRKLCTEYEVLFVADEVVTGYGRIGGSWFASTRFGLEPDLVTTAKGLTSGYVPMGAVLVAPRVADAFFRPDGGVWWRHGYTYSGHATAAAVALANLDLLEREHLLDEALRLESTLARELSPLAAHERVAEVRCGTGALAAVQLHEPSQAMGLARTLREHGVATRAVGAGGIQISPAFVMTDAEVAELATRIGAALDA, from the coding sequence ATGGGAGCCCTGTGGCACCCCTTCTCGGACATGGGCGCGGTCGAGCGCGGCGGCGAGCTGGTCATCACGCGCGGTGAGGGGGTGCGGGTGTGGGACGCCGACGGGCGCGAGTACCTCGACGCGACCGCCGGGCTGTGGTTCGCCAACGTCGGCCACGGGCGAGGCGAGCTGGCCGACGCGGCGGCGGCGCAGATGCGCGAGCTCGCCGCCTACCACTGCTTCGGCGACTACGCGACGCCCTCGACCCTCGAGCTCGCCGAGCGGCTGGCCGGCATCGCGCCGGTGCCGGGGTCGAAGGTCTTCCTCACCTCCGGCGGCTCGGACTCGGTCGACACCGCCGCCAAGCTCGCGCGCCGCTACTGGGTCGAGGCGGGACGGCCGCAGAAGACGCACGTCATCGGCCGCCGGCAGGCCTATCACGGGATGCACTACGCCGGGACGGCGCTCAGCGGTATCGGCCCCAACCGCGAGGGGTACGGCGTCCTCGTCCCCGACACGGCGACGGTCGAGTGGGACGACCCCGAGGACCTGCGCGCGACGATCGAGCGGATCGGCCCCGAGCACGTCGCCGCCTTCTTCTGCGAGCCGGTCATGGGCGCCGGCGGGGTCTACCCGCCGCCCGAGGACTACCTGCTCTCGGTCCGCAAGCTGTGCACCGAGTACGAGGTTCTCTTCGTCGCCGACGAGGTCGTGACCGGCTACGGCCGGATCGGCGGGTCGTGGTTCGCCTCGACCCGGTTCGGTCTCGAGCCGGACCTCGTGACGACGGCCAAGGGGCTGACGTCGGGCTACGTGCCGATGGGCGCCGTCCTCGTCGCGCCGCGGGTCGCCGACGCCTTCTTCCGCCCCGACGGCGGGGTGTGGTGGCGGCACGGCTACACCTACTCCGGCCACGCGACCGCCGCGGCCGTCGCCCTGGCCAACCTCGACCTGCTCGAGCGCGAGCACCTGCTCGACGAGGCGCTGCGGCTGGAGTCGACGCTGGCCCGTGAGCTGTCACCGCTCGCCGCCCACGAGCGGGTCGCCGAGGTGCGCTGCGGCACGGGTGCGCTGGCCGCCGTGCAGCTGCACGAGCCGTCGCAGGCGATGGGGCTGGCGAGGACGCTGCGCGAGCACGGCGTCGCGACCCGGGCCGTCGGCGCGGGCGGCATCCAGATCTCGCCGGCCTTCGTCATGACCGACGCCGAGGTCGCCGAGCTGGCGACGCGGATCGGCGCGGCCCTCGACGCCTGA
- a CDS encoding L,D-transpeptidase family protein, whose amino-acid sequence MPQPPTPTLTQRRRTPSIALRAGGLVAALTAGALALGACGPAGGSTAAPAGPGTASATVVTTPTPAATAVAPAATPPATTAAPAPSSPATPASTPTPKPTPTLVAGPAIYRTGSTGSTVREVQARLKQLAWYSGDVTDTYGERTTASVRGFQAKRGFPVTGEVDRRTLDKLQAMTRPPTADELANRVPVVTAAAPSTAGLDARCLTGRVLCISKASRSLTWVVDGKALQRFDVRFGSENHPTREGDFTVYRKNRTWTSTLYGSSMPFSMFFSGGEAVHYSSDFAARGYAGASHGCVNVRDYAGLARLFDQVQLGDRVVVS is encoded by the coding sequence CGCAGCGCCGCCGTACCCCCTCCATCGCGCTGCGCGCCGGGGGCCTGGTCGCCGCGCTGACCGCCGGCGCGCTGGCGCTCGGCGCGTGCGGTCCGGCCGGCGGGAGCACCGCCGCCCCCGCGGGCCCGGGCACCGCCTCGGCCACGGTCGTCACCACGCCGACGCCGGCGGCCACCGCGGTCGCCCCCGCGGCGACGCCGCCCGCCACGACCGCCGCCCCGGCCCCGAGCAGCCCGGCGACCCCCGCGAGCACGCCCACGCCGAAGCCGACGCCCACCCTCGTCGCCGGCCCGGCGATCTACCGCACCGGCTCGACCGGCTCGACGGTCCGCGAGGTCCAGGCGCGCCTCAAGCAGCTGGCCTGGTACTCCGGCGACGTCACCGACACGTACGGCGAGCGGACGACGGCCTCGGTGCGCGGGTTCCAGGCCAAGCGCGGCTTCCCGGTCACCGGTGAGGTCGACCGGCGGACCCTCGACAAGCTGCAGGCGATGACCCGCCCGCCGACGGCGGACGAGCTGGCCAACCGGGTCCCGGTCGTCACCGCCGCCGCACCGTCCACGGCGGGGCTCGACGCCCGCTGCCTCACCGGGCGGGTGCTGTGCATCTCCAAGGCCTCGCGCAGCCTCACCTGGGTCGTCGACGGGAAGGCGCTGCAGCGCTTCGACGTCCGCTTCGGCTCGGAGAACCACCCGACCCGCGAGGGCGACTTCACCGTCTACCGCAAGAACCGCACGTGGACCTCGACGCTGTACGGCAGCTCGATGCCGTTCTCGATGTTCTTCAGCGGTGGCGAGGCCGTGCACTACTCCTCGGACTTCGCCGCCCGCGGGTACGCCGGCGCGTCGCACGGCTGCGTCAACGTGCGCGACTACGCCGGCCTGGCGCGGCTCTTCGACCAGGTGCAGCTCGGCGACCGCGTCGTCGTGAGCTGA